The Bacteroidota bacterium DNA segment CTTGCAGTGCCGATCATCTCCTGACCACTGCCATACATCCACTGAAACATGTTGACCCAGGCAGAAAAAAGGGTATCCGAGTGGATATACAGACTCGTATCATCCACATCGGTTTTCCCCAGATGAAACCGGGAACCGGAGGGAACCCGTAGAAGAATTGGCAACATCGTCGTTCCCATCCTATCTGGTGAAATTGATGGTCACAGGTGTACCGTTGGCATTTTCTTCATAATCGCGAATGGTCTTTTTCGTGCTGACAACATCAGAAAACCGGATTTTTCCATAGCCACGGCTTCCCTGTCCGCCCAGATAGTCATCTTCGAGAATTCGCATGGCTTTGGCCAGCATATCCAGGTGGATGGATTCTTTGCCATCATCGAACTGGTTGTACACAATTTCGAAAGAAAAGCGGGCCCCGGCGGGCACTCTTTCCAACTGCCTCGGATGCTCGGCTGTGCCAGTCTTACGGTTAATGGTATTCTCCCACTTGCTTTCCGAGTAAGGAAGTTCCAGCTCTTTAAATTCAGGAGTGTTTTTAAAATGCTTCACATCGAGCAGGGCATCCCTGAATATCAGACGGGTTATCTGTGCATTGGAGCCGTCACGATCACCCTGATAACCGAATAATTCCTTGATCTCTTCATTGTCCTTATCCACTTTTTCTGAGCCTTGTTCGCGGGCCAGGATGGACCGGAGTTTTCCCTTGAGGGAGCTGCCGGGAATAAACGGTACCCCGCCGGCCGTTTTGATAACATTCAGATCAATGCCGCCAATATCCATGGCTGATTTTGAGCCGCCGATATGAAGGCCGGTTACGGCCTCGATGGAACCGGAGATGATGATTTTTGACTGTAGTTTGTGCATGGTTATTTTCTCCCAAAAAACCGGTGAAAGGCTATGATTGATTCAAGAAATTCAACTAATTCAGTTTTCTGATTGTCCGTTTTGACTTGTCTGAATTGATCGTCCAGTAAAAGAAGCAGGTTTTTAAATCCCTCCTTTTCAGCCCGGCCATAGGCATAGGCAATTTTGGGCCGGAGTTTGTGAACATCGAGAACAGTCAGGTCGGGTCGTTTCAGTGTCGAGAAAATATTTCGTATCTGAGAGGTTGTCATTTCATTCGAATTTTTCTCAACAAAACCCTTAACCTTTTCAATATACTCATTGTAGGTTTCGGGGCTTTTCGGACTTAAAATCAGTTGGTAAAAATTTTCACCAAACTGCTTTTTAACTTCCGAAAGCTTGTCCTCTGCTGTTTGTCTTTCTGGTCTGCCCCCTCCTTGCTGCGGCCTTGGACCAGGACTATTTTGCGGGCGCTGTTGATATTGCATGATTACTCTTGCTCCTTCGGTTGGTTTTTAATGAGACGTGATTCAAATTCGGCCCAACGGGCGGCCACGGCCACCAGCATGGGTTCGGTATCCTGACCCTTTAATCGTTTGAAAACGATCTGGTTGATTTTTTCGATGAGTTGGTCGGTCTGTTTTTTACCAGGCGAGTCCGTGTCTTTGCCGGCTGTTTCCCGGAAGGAATAAGCCAGGCGCCAGAGTCTCGGCAGCGGGATGTGAGATTTGCGATTTCCGCGGCGAAGCGGTTCAAGTTCCCGGGAAAAAAGCAACAATTTACCGATCACCGATCGTGCTTTTTTCTGCTTCACCAGATTGAGAATATCATCTTTCAACTGTCTCGCTTCATCGAATTCATCCCAGGAGAGGGTGTATCCGAAAACGCTTATGGCATTTTTAACCAGATTCCCTGCCGCATCTTGTCTGGACTTTGCTTCATCCAGTGCCTCATCGGCCAGATGGGCAAACCGTTTAACCGGAAATTTGTCATCTACCAGGAGTAGCCCGGCCGACAAGGTAATTCCCGGGTGATTGCCGGTGAATTCTTTAAAATCAGACCGGATCCGGGTTGCAAAACTGAATAGCCTGTCCCAGGCACCCACTGCAAAAAAGTCATCACCGCCCGAAAAAACGGTGTATATGTCATACCGGTAATCGGGTTCCTGTATGATGGTGTTTATGTACCCCTCAAAAAACCATCGAAGGTTTCTGGAAAGTGACGCAATCCGCGAGATGGACTTTAACTCTTCGGGCAGTCCGGTTTCGAACAGACTTCCAAGATTGTCGATGTCCATTTTCAGAATTCCGATTTTGGGTGTTCCGGTTCTGGATTCAGCGAACCGGGCCATGTGATGGAAGGTAATGGCCTGCTCTGGTATGGGTTTTTCCTCGCTTTTCAGATCGTCAGTTTCCAGCTTTTCCATGATCGATTTCCAATACTCCATTGAGGAAGGACCGTTGTCGTCGGCAGGTGTATGCCGCCAGACCGGGACATCCTTTACCAGAAACCGGAAGCCGGCCAGCGTGTTTCTGGAAATGCACCCAGGCCCACAAAACCGTGTATCGTTGAGCAGGATTGAGGATGGTGACAGTTTGTCTGAAGGAGAAATGATCAGCTCGTAGCCCAGGTCATGGATGGTTTTCTGCCATCCCGCCCTTTCAGTCGTTCCGGCAGGCAGTGGCTGGATAGATAGTCCTTTTGCATTGTACAGATTCCGGCTCAGTTCATCAACCCGGCGAACGGGCTGTCCGTCCTGCTGAGGCAGCGGGTCAAAAATTTCCTTTGCAGACAGTTCTTTAAACCGCTGTCTTTTTGCAATGTTAACCGATTCGCCCACCTCTTTCCATCGGTCGGTGATTTTGTTTCCTCCATCCTTTTTAATAAAATCAGTGATGCTGAGCGGCGTAAAACCGAAGGCAATAAATAAATTATCCTGCAGAAGTGCACGGGAAATATCCGGAATCAGGGACCGGAGTTTTTCCACTTTGCAGGAGGGGATAACCAGATAAAAATTACCACCGCCATTGTAGAGCAAATTGACTGGTTTCAGATCCAACCCATCGAGCAGAAAGCGGGCAACCACATCGGAAAGAGTCTGTACATAAAAGGACCGGCCTTTCAGCGATTTGGCTGTGGAAATTTTTTCTCCCCGTTCATCGAGAAGACGGGACGGGATATTGAAAATAAAATCCTGAATTCCCGATACATCTCCACACACAAGGGTGACCGGTGCAGGCAGATCATGGTAGCCATCCTTTGAAAGAATGGCAGAATCCTTGCCCTTCCAGGAACCATGCAGATATTCATCATACAGGCAAACAGCTAACGCAGCTGTTACGCGGCTGTGGTCGTACAGATTGATATCTGGTTTAGAGAGGCGTTCCTTGCCGTTGAATTCCACCGGTGTTTGTGCCGGGACATTGGACAGGTATTTCTCCATCAGATAGAGTAAGCCCTCCTCTGTTGGCTTTGACCGGCAGGCTTCCAGAAACTCTTGTACCAATGGGCGATAGGGAACCAGTTTCTCATCCTGAACTGCCGATTCAAGGTGATCGGGGAAGGCAGCGTTGCGTTCGGTCGACAGGGAGGAAAAATCGAGATACCTGGTTTTTTCCGGCTTCAATTGACTGATCTTACCGTCGACCGATACATCAATATTCACGTCCCGGAAGGGTGATTGCAGCCGGGCAAGGTGATATTTTTCTGGCATTAATTCTGCATCTTCTATCCGTTCTGCTGATGCACAGTCATCGGCAATCCGGATCAGTTTAAGAGGGACCCCCTTTTTATCGATGGATTCGAAGTCCCCTTTGGTGG contains these protein-coding regions:
- the csm3 gene encoding type III-A CRISPR-associated RAMP protein Csm3, whose product is MHKLQSKIIISGSIEAVTGLHIGGSKSAMDIGGIDLNVIKTAGGVPFIPGSSLKGKLRSILAREQGSEKVDKDNEEIKELFGYQGDRDGSNAQITRLIFRDALLDVKHFKNTPEFKELELPYSESKWENTINRKTGTAEHPRQLERVPAGARFSFEIVYNQFDDGKESIHLDMLAKAMRILEDDYLGGQGSRGYGKIRFSDVVSTKKTIRDYEENANGTPVTINFTR
- the csm2 gene encoding type III-A CRISPR-associated protein Csm2, yielding MQYQQRPQNSPGPRPQQGGGRPERQTAEDKLSEVKKQFGENFYQLILSPKSPETYNEYIEKVKGFVEKNSNEMTTSQIRNIFSTLKRPDLTVLDVHKLRPKIAYAYGRAEKEGFKNLLLLLDDQFRQVKTDNQKTELVEFLESIIAFHRFFGRK
- the cas10 gene encoding type III-A CRISPR-associated protein Cas10/Csm1 codes for the protein MSDRNNVYFGALLHDIGKFVERGKLEEIQRAAKSYVDRGDASETYAHKRYSAWFIDEFRSYMPFLTNAVSSFALWHHRGNDPTKGDFESIDKKGVPLKLIRIADDCASAERIEDAELMPEKYHLARLQSPFRDVNIDVSVDGKISQLKPEKTRYLDFSSLSTERNAAFPDHLESAVQDEKLVPYRPLVQEFLEACRSKPTEEGLLYLMEKYLSNVPAQTPVEFNGKERLSKPDINLYDHSRVTAALAVCLYDEYLHGSWKGKDSAILSKDGYHDLPAPVTLVCGDVSGIQDFIFNIPSRLLDERGEKISTAKSLKGRSFYVQTLSDVVARFLLDGLDLKPVNLLYNGGGNFYLVIPSCKVEKLRSLIPDISRALLQDNLFIAFGFTPLSITDFIKKDGGNKITDRWKEVGESVNIAKRQRFKELSAKEIFDPLPQQDGQPVRRVDELSRNLYNAKGLSIQPLPAGTTERAGWQKTIHDLGYELIISPSDKLSPSSILLNDTRFCGPGCISRNTLAGFRFLVKDVPVWRHTPADDNGPSSMEYWKSIMEKLETDDLKSEEKPIPEQAITFHHMARFAESRTGTPKIGILKMDIDNLGSLFETGLPEELKSISRIASLSRNLRWFFEGYINTIIQEPDYRYDIYTVFSGGDDFFAVGAWDRLFSFATRIRSDFKEFTGNHPGITLSAGLLLVDDKFPVKRFAHLADEALDEAKSRQDAAGNLVKNAISVFGYTLSWDEFDEARQLKDDILNLVKQKKARSVIGKLLLFSRELEPLRRGNRKSHIPLPRLWRLAYSFRETAGKDTDSPGKKQTDQLIEKINQIVFKRLKGQDTEPMLVAVAARWAEFESRLIKNQPKEQE